A genome region from Glutamicibacter arilaitensis Re117 includes the following:
- a CDS encoding FHA domain-containing protein, translated as MSEHRPVDPNNESASETTNIALPAVHKGSEPSVIYTLSEDEKNAVQALPAGSALLIAHSGPNKGARFLLDTDQSIAGRHPNADIFLDDVTVSRRHAKFSREGERFTLSDIGSLNGTYINGDRIDEIPLSTGVQVQIGKFRLNFYQSVPNL; from the coding sequence ATGTCGGAACATCGGCCGGTTGACCCGAACAACGAGTCTGCCTCTGAGACGACCAATATCGCTCTTCCTGCGGTGCACAAGGGTTCTGAACCTTCGGTCATCTACACGCTGAGTGAAGATGAGAAAAACGCAGTCCAGGCGCTTCCAGCAGGTTCTGCGTTGCTGATTGCTCATTCCGGTCCCAACAAGGGCGCGCGTTTCTTGCTGGATACCGACCAGAGCATCGCAGGCCGCCACCCGAACGCAGATATCTTCCTGGACGACGTCACCGTATCCCGTCGTCATGCAAAGTTCTCCCGCGAAGGGGAGCGTTTCACCCTCAGCGACATCGGCTCGCTTAACGGTACCTACATCAATGGCGACCGTATCGACGAAATTCCACTGAGCACTGGTGTACAGGTTCAGATTGGCAAGTTCCGCCTGAATTTCTACCAAAGCGTTCCGAACCTTTAA
- a CDS encoding MerR family transcriptional regulator — MESRQTGPHYGVDGGNKQSSTQGLLFTDDLPELDEHAGYRGPIVCKAAGITYRQLDYWARTGLVEPAVRGAKGSGSHRLYSFRDILVLKVVKRLLDTGVSLQQIRSAVLHLRERGVEDLAQITLMSDGASVYECTSADEVIDLVQKGQGVFGIAVGRVWREVEGSLAQLPSESSVQQTLPEDELAARRAAKASRNVG; from the coding sequence ATGGAGTCACGCCAGACGGGACCTCACTATGGGGTCGATGGTGGCAATAAGCAATCCAGCACGCAAGGATTGCTCTTCACCGATGACCTGCCTGAGCTCGATGAGCATGCCGGGTACCGTGGTCCAATTGTGTGCAAGGCTGCAGGGATTACCTACCGCCAGCTCGACTACTGGGCACGTACCGGCCTGGTAGAGCCTGCCGTGCGTGGAGCCAAGGGCTCTGGCAGCCACCGCCTGTATTCATTCCGCGACATCCTCGTGCTCAAGGTAGTCAAACGACTGCTGGACACCGGCGTCTCGTTGCAGCAGATCCGTTCGGCCGTTCTGCACCTGCGTGAACGCGGCGTAGAAGACCTAGCCCAGATCACCCTGATGAGCGACGGCGCCTCGGTGTATGAATGCACCAGCGCCGATGAAGTCATCGACCTGGTCCAGAAGGGCCAGGGAGTCTTCGGCATTGCCGTAGGCCGTGTCTGGCGCGAGGTTGAAGGATCGCTGGCTCAGCTGCCTTCGGAGAGCTCAGTGCAGCAAACGCTGCCAGAAGATGAGCTTGCCGCCCGCCGGGCTGCCAAGGCCTCCCGCAACGTCGGCTAG
- a CDS encoding ParA family protein — translation MHVVSISSLKGGVGKTSVTLGLASAALAAGIPTLVIDLDPHADASTGLGVRANGKQPIGQMLKNARRARLQDQVVASAWQSKAAEKKSRTRIPVLDVAVGDAYTGIYDRPDLRTRDLRRLSQLLSRTSGYQLVLIDCPPSLNGLTRMAWSASDQLVLVAEPSLFSVAGTERTQRALELFRREFAPSLGPVRVVANRVRKDSAEHTFRLGEMRQMFGDSMVKPEIPEHPEWQQIQGAAYSVHQWPSKATAPMLAQFDALLKEVLSAAGPNNT, via the coding sequence GTGCACGTAGTGAGCATCAGCAGCCTCAAGGGTGGCGTAGGAAAAACCTCCGTAACACTCGGATTGGCTTCAGCAGCACTTGCCGCCGGCATTCCAACTCTCGTCATTGATCTGGATCCCCATGCGGATGCCAGCACTGGCCTTGGAGTCCGAGCTAATGGCAAGCAGCCTATTGGGCAGATGCTCAAGAACGCTCGTCGCGCACGCCTGCAGGATCAGGTTGTCGCCAGCGCTTGGCAGTCCAAGGCAGCAGAGAAGAAATCCCGCACCCGCATTCCAGTACTTGACGTTGCCGTTGGCGACGCCTACACCGGCATCTACGACCGGCCGGACCTGCGCACCCGCGATTTGCGCCGCCTTTCCCAGCTCCTGAGCCGCACCAGTGGATACCAGTTGGTACTCATTGACTGCCCTCCATCGCTGAATGGCCTGACCCGCATGGCTTGGAGCGCATCGGATCAGCTTGTATTGGTCGCAGAGCCAAGCTTGTTCTCCGTAGCCGGTACCGAGCGCACCCAGCGTGCCTTGGAACTGTTCCGCCGCGAGTTCGCTCCTTCCCTGGGCCCAGTACGTGTGGTCGCCAACCGTGTTCGCAAGGATTCGGCAGAACATACCTTCCGCCTCGGTGAGATGCGCCAGATGTTCGGCGACTCCATGGTCAAGCCCGAGATCCCTGAGCACCCGGAATGGCAGCAGATCCAAGGTGCTGCCTACTCGGTACACCAGTGGCCTTCCAAGGCCACCGCACCAATGCTGGCCCAGTTCGATGCGCTGCTCAAGGAAGTCTTGTCGGCCGCTGGTCCGAACAACACCTAA
- the ftsR gene encoding transcriptional regulator FtsR, giving the protein MPIFDAARSPRLEASRHETVRQAALNIGEVLAELKNEFPRVTASKIRFLEDKGLIIPQRTSAGYRKYSASDVSRLRFILSVQRDQYLPLKVIKDHLDAVDRGEAPAALPGGAPVAPQAVDNDMAEAVERKARSVSLAELQGLTGCSEELASELVKFGLIEPVAGLFDANSIEVTKSAVELASHGVEPRHLRQFRTAADREFSLIESIVGNELKKPEVSARARAAEEAQEISRQCLKIHEALVQRAISQLDR; this is encoded by the coding sequence TTGCCGATCTTCGACGCAGCCCGCAGCCCACGACTCGAGGCTTCACGCCACGAGACCGTCCGGCAGGCCGCTCTGAATATCGGCGAAGTGCTCGCGGAACTCAAGAATGAATTCCCGCGCGTCACCGCCTCCAAGATTCGCTTCTTGGAAGACAAGGGCCTGATTATCCCGCAGCGTACCTCTGCGGGGTATCGCAAGTATTCCGCCTCGGACGTCAGCCGCTTGCGGTTCATTTTGTCGGTCCAACGCGACCAGTACCTGCCGCTGAAGGTCATCAAGGACCATCTTGATGCGGTAGACCGTGGCGAAGCACCCGCAGCATTGCCTGGGGGAGCGCCCGTCGCGCCGCAGGCGGTCGATAACGACATGGCTGAGGCAGTGGAGCGTAAAGCCCGTTCGGTGTCGCTGGCTGAGCTGCAAGGCCTAACAGGCTGCAGCGAAGAGCTTGCCAGCGAACTGGTCAAGTTCGGCCTGATTGAACCGGTTGCAGGCTTGTTCGATGCCAACAGCATCGAAGTCACCAAGTCCGCAGTTGAATTGGCCAGCCACGGCGTTGAACCACGCCACCTGCGCCAGTTCCGAACCGCAGCAGATCGCGAATTCTCGCTGATTGAATCAATTGTCGGCAATGAACTTAAAAAGCCAGAGGTTTCGGCTCGCGCCCGTGCGGCAGAAGAAGCCCAAGAGATCTCGCGCCAGTGCTTGAAAATCCACGAAGCCCTAGTGCAACGTGCTATTTCGCAACTAGATCGCTAG
- a CDS encoding bifunctional nuclease family protein produces MLELEFAGIRIQLPANQPLLLLRYPEQNLYLPLWIGAPEASAIAMSEQGLTPPRPMTHDLLISVLETLGVELERIEIVSVHNAVFVAELVLSNGKRVDSRSSDAVALAVRAQCPIMCAEDVLQEAGVSIETETEGEEAPEEQLREFREFLDNIDPEDFSS; encoded by the coding sequence ATGCTGGAACTGGAGTTTGCCGGAATCCGTATTCAACTGCCGGCGAATCAGCCGCTGTTGCTGCTCAGGTACCCAGAGCAAAATCTCTACCTTCCGCTGTGGATCGGTGCACCTGAAGCTTCCGCCATCGCGATGTCCGAGCAAGGGCTGACTCCGCCCCGGCCGATGACCCATGATCTGTTGATCAGCGTCTTGGAAACCTTGGGCGTGGAACTTGAACGGATTGAAATCGTCTCGGTGCATAACGCCGTATTCGTCGCAGAGCTCGTGCTGTCCAATGGCAAGCGCGTAGATTCTCGTTCCTCGGACGCAGTGGCACTGGCCGTGCGCGCCCAATGCCCCATCATGTGCGCAGAGGATGTTCTGCAAGAAGCTGGGGTCAGCATAGAAACTGAAACGGAGGGCGAAGAAGCGCCCGAAGAGCAGTTGCGCGAATTCCGAGAATTTCTGGACAATATCGATCCCGAAGATTTCTCTTCTTAA